A region from the Silene latifolia isolate original U9 population chromosome 7, ASM4854445v1, whole genome shotgun sequence genome encodes:
- the LOC141589915 gene encoding uncharacterized protein LOC141589915, giving the protein MIEKLKRIALSSKVKFQKSAGCMELQSVMEGRTQGGLEEGDLGGMGSLRWDGGRREGGSVVVDKGAVCRGSMTGEPAKDCSLVMGQPSESLTEEVGVESSMVETVVVKPSVKKWQRCERVERGEGLVSSELADNVIINENKKRTRADDVEVWGGQEVLLFCGRKIFMWCFELLLFTLWISIYGHMIWNGGVRGFMGGRQCRTVIYLGSYSGPLQRIHELRAWLCVGVFNEVLFTNEMKGGSRAQRQMNNFRDAVDVCELSDLGFEGYGFTFDNGQAGVDNRQCRLDRAFSNEGWRELFPYAKVINMSREWSDHSPIKVVLDGCEGLDGTRMRRFCFEQIWMGEDGCEDTIKKTWEEEDWNVVDTIARCAREMKKWKGVSIGKIMRDLSRKRKQLEWLNMNERTVENEEIFWRQRSRALWLKEGDRNTKYYHRKAGQRKKKNRIGRVVVDGERVVTGDAGIKGTAVEFFSELFTSSQPGDFEELLSGVKDRVTVAMNKSFKAEYREVEVFEALQQMHPLKAPGSDGMNALFYQTYWHIVGPSVTRLVLRILNGSESPAIINSTHIVLIPKKKAPDKFTDYRPISLCNVLYKLVAKVLANRLKQFLGSLVSENQSAFTPGRLISDNILIAFEMFHYMKNARSGGGHMALKLDMAKAYDRVEWVFLEKVLLSMGFDGNWVGNVMRCVRIVSYEVLINGSPSEAFVPSRGLRQGDPLSPYLFILCAEVLSSMIRRKVEEGVLHGIRVAPLSPFISHLFFADDSIIFVKVSEVQARVVMDLLGKYERASGQLVSKEKTTVSFSKGTAAWRRDKVSSILGVQVVQQQGKYLGLPTVIGHSKQVLNKIVRDKLNNKMQGNNSSYTWRSICDTKHVLGFGARRRVGDGRETRVWLDPWIPGTSSRCVISPRGDFDLGMRVEELMVAGEAKWNRGKVEAMFLPFEAERVMNIRLS; this is encoded by the exons ATGATTGAGAAACTGAAACGTATTGCACTATCTAGCAAGGTTAAGTTTCAGAAATCTGCGGGTTGTATGGAGCTGCAGAGTGTGATGGAGGGGCGTACTCAGGGAGGATTGGAGGAGGGTGATTTAGGAGGTATGGGGTCTCTGAGGTGGGATGGTGGCAGAAGGGAGGGAGGATCGGTTGTTGTTGATAAGGGTGCTGTGTGTAGGGGTAGTATGACGGGGGAGCCTGCGAAGGATTGTTCGCTGGTTATGGGGCAGCCGAGTGAGTCTTTGACTGAGGAGGTTGGTGTGGAGTCTAGCATGGTGGAGACGGTTGTGGTAAAGCCTAGTGTGAAGAAGTGGCAGCGTTGTGAGAGAGTGGAGCGTGGGGAAGGTTTGGTTTCGTCTGAGCTAGCTGATAATGTGAtaataaatgaaaataaaaaacggACGAGAGCTGATGATGTTGAGG TGTGGGGCGGTCAGGAGGTCTTGCTTTTTTGTGGAAGAAAGATATTCATGTGGTGTTTCGAGCTGCTTCTATTCACTTTATGGATTTCGATATACGGACATATGATTTGGAATGGAGGTGTACGGGGTTTTATGGGTGGCCGGCAGTGCAGGACCGTCATTTATCTTGGGAGCTACTCCGGTCCCTTGCAGCGGATACACGAGCTCCGTGCATGGCTATGTGTGGGGGTTTTTAATGAGGTGCTTTTTACTAATGAGATGAAGGGGGGGAGTAGGGCACAGCGGCAAATGAACAACTTTCGGGATGCGGTGGATGTTTGTGAGCTGAGTGACTTGGGGTTTGAAGGGTACGGGTTTACTTTTGATAACGGACAAGCTGGAGTGGATAATAGGCAATGTCGTTTGGACCGAGCTTTTAGTAATGAAGGTTGGCGAGAGTTGTTTCCGTATGCGAAGGTGATCAACATGAGTCGTGAGTGGTCAGACCATTCACCTATTAAAGTTGTGTTGGATGGCTGTGAGGGGCTTGATGGGACCCGGATGCGTAGGTTCTGTTTTGAACAGATATGGATGGGGGAGGATGGGTGTGAAGATACTATAAAGAAAACATGGGAGGAAGAGGACTGGAATGTGGTGGATACAATAGCTAGGTGTGCGAGAGAAATGAAAAAATGGAAGGGGGTGAGTATAGGGAAGATTATGAGAGACTTGAGTCGCAAAAGAAAGCAGTTGGAGTGGCTGAATATGAATGAGCGAACTGTGGAAAAT GAGGAAATTTTTTGGAGGCAGAGATCGAGGGCATTATGGCTGAAGGAGGGGGATAGAAATACCAAATATTATCATCGAAAGGCGGgtcagaggaagaagaagaatcgGATTGGGAGGGTTGTAGTTGACGGTGAGCGGGTTGTGACCGGGGATGCGGGAATTAAGGGCACGGCTGTCGAATTTTTTAGCGAATTATTTACGTCTTCGCAGCCGGGTGATTTCGAGGAGCTGCTTAGTGGTGTGAAGGATAGGGTGACGGTGGCGATGAATAAAAGCTTTAAGGCCGAGTACAGGGAAGTGGAAGTGTTTGAAGCGTTACAACAAATGCATCCTCTGAAAGCACCTGGGTCTGACGGTATGAATGCTCTTTTTTATCAAACTTATTGGCATATTGTGGGCCCATCCGTTACAAGGTTGGTTCTTCGTATTTTGAATGGTAGTGAGAGCCCTGCTATTATTAATAGCACACACATTGTTTTAATCCCAAAGAAGAAGGCACCGGATAAGTTCACTGACTATCGGCCAATAAGTTTATGCAATGTATTGTATAAATTAGTAGCTAAGGTGCTCGCTAACAGACTGAAGCAATTTCTGGGAAGTTTGGTTTCGGAAAATCAAAGCGCTTTTACTCCTGGAAGATTGATTTCAGATAATATTTTGATTGCATTCGAAATGTTTCATTACATGAAGAATGCTCGAAGTGGGGGCGGGCATATGGCGTTAAAGCTGGATATGGCGAAGGCGTATGATAGGGTTGAATGGGTGTTTTTGGAGAAGGTGCTGCTATCCATGGGGTTTGATGGGAATTGGGTGGGTAATGTGATGAGATGTGTTCGAATTGTGTCGTATGAAGTGCTTATAAATGGGTCTCCGTCTGAAGCGTTTGTACCGAGTAGGGGTTTGCGTCAAGGTGATCCGTTATCTccctatttatttattctttgtgCAGAGGTACTGTCAAGTATGATTAGGCGTAAAGTGGAGGAGGGCGTGCTACATGGCATCCGGGTGGCGCCGTTATCACCATTTATTTCTCACCTTTTCTTCGCTGACGATAGCATAATTTTTGTTAAAGTTAGCGAAGTTCAGGCCCGTGTTGTCATGGATTTATTGGGTAAGTATGAGAGAGCTTCTGGACAGCTGGTGAGCAAAGAGAAGACGACAGTGTCCTTTAGTAAGGGTACAGCTGCTTGGCGACGGGATAAGGTGTCCTCAATATTAGGAGTACAGGTTGTGCAACAGCAAGGGAAATATTTAGGATTACCAACGGTTATAGGACATTCCAAGCAGGTTCTCAATAAGATTGTTAGGGACAAATTGAATAATAAGATGCAGG GCAATAATTCGAGTTATACTTGGAGGAGTATTTGTGATACGAAGCATGTGTTGGGGTTTGGAGCGCGAAGGAGAGTTGGTGACGGGAGGGAGACAAGGGTGTGGTTGGACCCGTGGATACCAGGGACGTCATCTAGGTGTGTAATTTCGCCACGAGGAGATTTCGATCTGGGGATGCGAGTTGAAGAACTAATGGTGGCGGGTGAGGCTAAGTGGAATAGGGGAAAGGTTGAGGCTATGTTTCTACCCTTTGAAGCGGAGAGGGTCATGAATATACGTTTGAGTTAG
- the LOC141589914 gene encoding uncharacterized protein LOC141589914 produces MWQLCSDALQVKGNIATRARTFDGSCHRCHAVEKSCIHVVRDCGWNEEVWEMVGLEVFRSNSSMRIREWAEGELRGLGKEELVLFMTACWVIWEQRNKLLFDNGEWTGEGVVRRVTDMVWEMASLVVDRADEGRGEEEPSSVVSWARPTDGMWKINVDAGVKEGMGVGLGAVCRDGDGRVAWAVSVQTSGICCVKSAEAEAILLGLKEAKRAGMRSIIIESDCLNVVADLKGRKKGRGDIFLIYDEILSLVPFFISVIFNYTRRVCNKLAHLVAHATSWTIGRIFWMDSLPQPFVNAADQDLINI; encoded by the coding sequence ATGTGGCAACTGTGTAGTGATGCGCTTCAGGTTAAGGGTAATATAGCAACTCGGGCTCGGACTTTTGACGGGTCTTGCCATAGGTGTCATGCTGTTGAGAAGTCTTGTATCCATGTTGTTCGGGATTGCGGTTGGAATGAGGAGGTATGGGAGATGGTCGGTCTGGAGGTCTTCAGGAGCAATAGTAGTATGCGCATAAGGGAGTGGGCGGAGGGCGAGTTGCGTGGTTTGGGGAAGGAGGAGCTTGTTCTTTTTATGACCGCGTGTTGGGTGATTTGGGAGCAGAGAAATAAATTGTTATTTGATAACGGGGAGTGGACGGGGGAGGGAGTTGTGAGGAGGGTCACGGATATGGTATGGGAGATGGCGAGTTTGGTAGTGGATAGGGCTGATGAGGGTAGGGGGGAAGAGGAGCCGTCGAGTGTTGTTAGCTGGGCTAGACCGACTGATGGTATGTGGAAGATAAATGTCGATGCAGGTGTGAAGGAGGGGATGGGTGTAGGATTGGGTGCGGTCTGCCGAGATGGTGATGGACGGGTGGCATGGGCTGTGTCAGTTCAAACCTCGGGCATTTGTTGTGTGAAATCGGCTGAGGCGGAAGCTATTCTTCTTGGCTTGAAGGAGGCAAAGCGTGCTGGGATGCGGAGTATTATCATCGAGAGCGATTGTCTTAATGTGGTTGCTGATTTAAAGGGAAGGAAGAAGGGTCGTGGTGACATATTTCTTATTTACGACGAGATTTTAAGTTTAGTTCCGTTCTTTATTTCTGTTATTTTTAATTATACTCGTCGGGTGTGTAATAAGCTAGCTCACTTAGTAGCTCATGCTACGTCATGGACCATAGGTAGAATATTTTGGATGGATAGTTTGCCGCAACCTTTTGTGAATGCTGCAGATCAGGATTTGATTAATATATGA